Proteins found in one Planococcus citri chromosome 2, ihPlaCitr1.1, whole genome shotgun sequence genomic segment:
- the LOC135837763 gene encoding transient receptor potential cation channel protein painless-like → MNQQKLLVAFKKKNYEDFLKLLDCDDTDINYFYGEPDNGTLLDLANRSMDLFFIFRILRDRGAKTWYKDAVTGKLVIHEVFKNLDPQILKCVWLEGEFVKAKQRYEKGTDIMLTAVTENDVEAMEVLAHSYSLVYTDGSHYNSYLHMELLRGSIDAVRVFVKFFDVDREFQRDSNGCAYTCREIILQKYPELESELPTEPSSSKLAENLFFYLHRNAPELFLNRVNDLSTEMLNDSRDTDGKTYLHVACECNYTEVVDELLKRKIQLNPVAPLCVLDDGYMNEGTPIMVAAYRGHLQIFITLLRIPEVELQIEGKGSVLHAVLHGMWGQQVRRYAKSNVTDYHFEILENVFEDINRLNVDFKDAFRMTALQWAMKFNNKFVIKKLLNAGAKLRFTDYRGKFCLTSTSATIIESYLDDCIKVESSSRYSLHDHHIRREGTDDMKLNYTIFKKVLKNSTKTGGEMELFIQSRFIPELRTVVKHPLSKSFIYLKWCLVKKYYYISLAFYLLICLVLSLFIFQTKDCLTSPGNLNSFSATSCDVSSWLRWMIVLCLIILIAWEVCQLLISSSICPYVSLDQTPVLFLIIWFVGLLLTKSYDTELAAAIILASWFRFTFLLAKHPFFSIYIEMFIVVGRNFLKFFVLYIILIGSFAYSFFIMFRNKTDLYASPEDKNSINLWQSPLVSLLKSIIMMTGEFDASSLPLGSNFSTSYIFFIAFVFLISIVLYNLLNGLAVSDIQAIKEDAEFFALVTRAELIAYWERLIHSTKFGDKLLNLHVTDFVILNSGKNNFIKVLSQRTIHYEIIGKMPPYIVKQIEQLLEKRNQSYFDKICTQQHEMKNNQAEKESIDKLVHQLSEKIHDIKLENDAKITRIGEQITDNSVKMSEIDKKVAGIDVKMAEIGDKIAGIDVKMAEIGDKIAKMKGKAVEHDENLLQRVDQRINKLMESIEQALIAHLKQKE, encoded by the coding sequence ATGAATCAACAAAAGCTGTTGGTTGCctttaagaagaaaaattacgaaGATTTCCTGAAACTTTTGGACTGCGATGATACagacataaattatttttatgggGAACCAGACAACGGAACATTACTAGATTTGGCTAATCGATCCatggatttatttttcatttttcgaatactACGCGATAGAGGCGCTAAAACATGGTATAAGGATGCAGTGACTGGTAAATTAGTAATacatgaagttttcaaaaatttggacccACAAATCCTCAAGTGTGTCTGGTTAGAGGGAGAATTTGTCAAAGCTAAACAAAGATATGAAAAAGGAACTGACATCATGCTAACTGCTGTGACAGAAAACGACGTTGAGGCGATGGAAGTGCTGGCTCACTCCTACTCTCTAGTATATACCGATGGTTCGCATTATAATTCTTATCTGCATATGGAACTGCTTCGAGGAAGCATTGACGCAGTCAGAGTGTTCGTCAAGTTCTTCGATGTGGATAGAGAATTTCAAAGAGACTCTAACGGATGCGCCTATACTTGTCGCGAAATAATACTGCAGAAATATCCTGAATTGGAATCCGAGCTTCCAACTGAACCATCCAGCAGCAAGCTCGctgagaatttatttttctatttgcaTCGAAATGCTCCAGAATTATTTCTAAATCGAGTCAACGATCTTAGCACAGAAATGCTGAATGATAGCCGCGACACAGATGGCAAGACTTATTTACACGTTGCTTGCGAATGTAATTACACCGAAGTTGTGGATGAactgttgaaaagaaaaatccaaTTGAATCCGGTTGCTCCGTTATGTGTCTTGGACGACGGGTACATGAATGAAGGAACACCAATAATGGTGGCCGCTTACCGAGGTCATCTCCAAATTTTTATTACACTCCTACGCATACCCGAAGTTGAATTGCAAATTGAAGGAAAAGGATCCGTTTTGCATGCAGTGTTACATGGTATGTGGGGTCAGCAAGTTCGTCGATACGCGAAATCTAATGTTACCGATTATCATTTCGAGATTTTGGAAAACGTATTCGAAGATATCAACAGATTAAATGTAGACTTTAAAGACGCATTCCGTATGACCGCTCTTCAATGGGCTATGAAATTCAACAACAAATTTGTCATCAAGAAACTGCTTAATGCGGGAGCCAAACTCCGTTTCACAGATTACAGGGGTAAGTTTTGTTTAACTTCGACGTCAGCTACAATAATAGAAAGCTACCTTGATGACTGCATTAAAGTAGAGTCTTCAAGTCGGTATAGCCTTCATGATCATCATATCCGGAGAGAGGGTACTGATGATATGAAATTAAACTACACGATATTcaaaaaagtgctcaaaaattcaacgaaaaccGGTGGGGAAATGGAATTGTTCATTCAAAGCAGATTTATACCAGAGTTGAGAACAGTTGTAAAGCATCCTCTTTCGAAAAGTTTCATTTACTTGAAATGGTgtctagtgaaaaaatattactacaTTAGTTTAGCATTCTATCTATTGATTTGTTTGGTCCTGagtttgttcattttccaaactaAAGACTGTCTAACTTCACCCGGCAATTTAAACAGTTTTAGTGCAACTTCATGCGACGTATCATCGTGGTTGCGATGGATGATAGTACTATGTTTGATCATACTCATTGCATGGGAGGTATGCCAATTATTAATTTCAAGTAGCATATGCCCATACGTTTCTTTAGACCAAACTCCCGTACTATTTTTGATCATCTGGTTTGTTGGTCTTCTTCTCACAAAAAGCTATGATACGGAGTTGGCAGCAGCGATTATTCTTGCATCGTGGTTCCGATTCACATTTTTACTGGCCAAACAtccgtttttttcaatttacattgAGATGTTCATTGTAGTGGGgcgtaattttctgaaatttttcgttttgtatATAATTTTGATCGGATCATTTGCGTACAGCTTTTTCATCATGTTCAGAAATAAAACTGACCTATATGCATCGCCGGAAgataaaaattccataaatttgtGGCAAAGTCCGCTTGTATCACTTCTCAAATCGATCATTATGATGACTGGCGAGTTTGACGCTTCTTCTTTACCATTGGGCTCAAACTTCAGTACcagctatatttttttcattgcattCGTCTTTTTAATTAGCATAGTACTTTATAATTTATTAAACGGCTTGGCCGTTAGTGATATACAAGCCATCAAGGAAGATGCTGAATTTTTTGCTTTGGTAACTCGAGCTGAACTGATTGCGTACTGGGAACGTCTTATTCATAGCACAAAATTTGGagataaattattaaatttgcATGTAACTGATTTTGTTATATTAAATTCAGGCAAAAATAACTTTATCAAGGTATTGTCTCAGCGTACTATTCATTatgaaattattggtaaaatgcCACCCTACATTGTtaaacaaattgaacaattatTGGAAAAACGAAACCAAtcctattttgataaaatttgtacTCAGCAGcatgagatgaaaaataatcaagcCGAGAAAGAATCAATTGATAAATTAGTTCATCAGTTGAGTGAGAAAATACATGATATAAAACTTGAAAACGATGCAAAAATAACTAGAATTGGTGAACAAATTACTGATAACAGCgtgaaaatgtctgaaattgacaaaaaagttgctggaattGATGTTAAAATGGCTGAGATTGGGGACAAAATTGCTGGAATTGATGTGAAAATGGCTGAGATTGGcgacaaaattgctaaaatgaaAGGAAAAGCAGTTGAAcacgatgaaaatttgttgCAAAGAGTTGATCAGcgaattaataaattaatggAATCCATTGAGCAGGCACTGATAGCGCATTTAAAACAGAAAGAATAA